In Amia ocellicauda isolate fAmiCal2 chromosome 7, fAmiCal2.hap1, whole genome shotgun sequence, one genomic interval encodes:
- the alg3 gene encoding dol-P-Man:Man(5)GlcNAc(2)-PP-Dol alpha-1,3-mannosyltransferase, producing the protein MAGAGRKKPAGPPSRLWGTLSTIWQEKHWILFRAEYTYLVTALLWLAEIGINVWVIHRVAYTEIDWKAYMDEVEGVINGTYDYTELKGDTGPLVYPAGFVYIFTVLYYVTGHGVNIRLAQYIFAAFYLVTLLLVFRIYHRTQKVPPYVFFFMCCASYRIHSIFVLRLFNDPVAMLLLFGALNLFLDGHWTLGCGIYSLAVSVKMNVLLFAPGLLFLLLWEFGLLKTLPKLVLCAAIQVLLGLPFLLENPLGYLSHSFDLGRQFLFQWTVNWRFLPEDIFLSRYFHLALLGAHLLTLLLFAVRHWNRSGDSVVALLKDPAQRKEPPQKLTAAQIVFTLFTSNFIGICFSRSLHYQFYVWYFHTLPFLLWSGGVRKLAHLLRVLILGLIELSWNTYPSTVYSSAALHVCHLIILLSLWHAPPPSDTETTPQRKRM; encoded by the exons ATGGCAGGAGCTGGGAGGAAGAAGCCTGCTGGTCCGCCGTCCCGGCTGTGGGGGACACTAAGCACAATATGGCAGGAGAAACACTGGATCCTGTTCAGGGCCGAGTACACGTACCTGGTCACGGCGCTGCTGTGGCTGGCGGAGATCGGCATCAACGTGTGGGTGATACACAGAGTGGCAT ACACAGAGATTGACTGGAAAGCCTACATGGACGAGGTGGAGGGAGTCATTAATGGCACCTACGACTATACTGAGCTCAAGGGAGACACGGGACCTCTGGT GTATCCGGCTGGGTTCGTGTACATCTTCACAGTGCTGTACTATGTCACTGGTCATGGGGTGAATATCCGTCTTGCACAGTACATATTTGCGGCCTTTTACCTCGTGACGCTGCTGCTGGTGTTTCGGATCTACCACCGCACCCAGAAG GTCCCGCCGtatgtgtttttcttcatgtgctGTGCCTCCTATCGCATCCACTCGATCTTCGTCCTGCGTCTGTTCAACGACCCCGTGGCAATGCTGCTGCTCTTCGGGGCCCTCAACCTCTTCCTGGACGGCCACTGGACCCTGGGTTGTGGGATCTACAG TTTAGCAGTATCTGTGAAGATGAATGTACTCCTCTTTGCTCCTGGTCTTCTCTTCCTGCTGCTGTGGGAGTTTGGTCTGCTAAAGACCCTGCCCAAGCTCGTTCTCTGTGCAGCTATACAG GTGTTGCTCGGCCTGCCCTTCCTGCTGGAGAACCCCCTGGGCTATCTGAGCCACTCTTTTGACCTGGGCCGCCAGTTTCTCTTCCAGTGGACGGTCAACTGGCGCTTTCTGCCCGAGGACATCTTCCTGAGCCGGTACTTCCACCTGGCCCTGCTGGGGGCCCATCTCCTCACCCTGCTGCTGTTTGCGGTGCGCCACTGGAACAG GTCCGGAGACAGTGTTGTCGCCCTGCTGAAGGACCCAGCCCAGCGCAAGGAGCCACCACAGAAACTCACTGCTGCT CAGATAGTCTTCACCCTCTTTACCTCGAACTTCATCGGGATATGTTTCAGCCGCTCACTGCACTACCAGTTCTACGTCTGGTACTTCCACACCCTGCCCTTCCTGCTCTGGAGCGGCGGAGTGAGGAAGCTGGCTCACCTGCTCAG GGTGCTGATCCTGGGATTGATCGAACTGTCCTGGAACACCTACCCCTCGACCGTCTACAGCTCGGCTGCGTTGCATGTGTGCCACCTCATCATCCTGCTGTCCCTGTGGCACGCCCCGCCGCCCAGCGACACCGAGACCACCCCCCAACGCAAGCGCATGTGA